The proteins below are encoded in one region of Sulfuricurvum sp.:
- the pstC gene encoding phosphate ABC transporter permease subunit PstC produces MIDKIFSNLTRFSALLILVIVAWIFVELFNQSLEAIHAFGFDFITKDEWAPNLEKFGAYAAIFGSVASTFLAMLFAIPVAIGVAIFLSEIAHDKIKGFFGVSVELLAAIPSVIYGMWGLFYFVPIIRDIFGGMGIGLLSAGIVLSIMILPFMAAVTRDAMNTTPDILKESAYALGGTQWDVIKDVIIPYARAGIIGSIILALGRAIGETMAVTFVMGNVHHTPKAITDPTTSIPVTLANEFAEADGSLYFSSLFELALILLVMSFVVIAVAKFYFLRKERRGV; encoded by the coding sequence ATGATCGATAAAATCTTCTCCAATCTAACCCGTTTTAGCGCCCTGCTAATCCTCGTGATTGTCGCATGGATATTCGTAGAGCTCTTTAACCAGTCATTGGAAGCTATTCACGCATTCGGTTTTGATTTTATAACCAAAGACGAATGGGCTCCGAATCTCGAAAAATTCGGTGCATATGCCGCCATTTTCGGCTCGGTCGCTTCGACATTTTTAGCAATGCTTTTTGCTATCCCTGTGGCCATCGGTGTTGCAATTTTCCTTAGTGAAATCGCTCACGACAAAATCAAAGGCTTTTTCGGAGTGAGCGTTGAACTCCTTGCGGCTATCCCATCCGTCATCTACGGTATGTGGGGATTGTTTTATTTTGTCCCTATTATCCGCGATATATTCGGCGGAATGGGGATCGGTCTTCTCAGCGCCGGTATCGTCCTCTCCATCATGATTTTGCCGTTTATGGCAGCGGTTACCCGCGATGCGATGAATACGACGCCTGATATTCTCAAAGAGTCAGCATATGCCCTCGGCGGTACGCAATGGGATGTTATCAAAGATGTTATCATCCCTTATGCACGTGCCGGAATCATCGGTTCGATCATTTTGGCGCTAGGCCGGGCAATCGGTGAAACAATGGCGGTTACATTTGTTATGGGGAATGTCCATCACACTCCAAAGGCGATTACCGATCCGACCACTTCTATTCCGGTAACGCTCGCCAATGAGTTTGCCGAAGCCGATGGATCGCTTTATTTCTCGAGCTTGTTCGAGTTGGCTCTGATTCTTTTGGTGATGAGTTTCGTTGTCATCGCAGTCGCCAAGTTTTACTTTTTACGTAAAGAAAGGAGAGGAGTATGA
- the gyrB gene encoding DNA topoisomerase (ATP-hydrolyzing) subunit B, with the protein MENYGASNIKVLKGLEAVRKRPGMYIGDTGHRGLHHLIYEVVDNSIDEAMAGHCDTITVTLTKNGTAMVSDNGRGIPTDMHPTEGISAATVVLTVLHAGGKFDKDTYKVSGGLHGVGVSVVNALSSDLKMTIFREGQSFEQNFKCGIPQEPLAVTGTTRKRGTTIEFFPDPSIFTETIIFDYDYLAKRFRELAYLNPRITIIFKDERNGASNTYHFEGGISQFVTDVNKKTVVATPFAFSEKIEDIEMDIAIMYNDSYDDKTFTFVNNINTPNGGTHEAGFRAGLTRVISNYNKQNGNAKEKDVPLTGEDVSEGLICVVSVRVPEPQFEGQTKGKLGNTYVRPLVQKVTYEKLTKYFEENPIQAKAIVQKALMAARGREAAKKARELTRRKDAMTVGTLPGKLADCQSKDPSISELYLVEGDSAGGSAKQGRDRVFQAILPLKGKILNVEKARLDKILKSEEITNMITALGCGIGEEFNEEKLRYHKIIIMTDADVDGSHIQTLLLTFFFRYLPKIVENGYLYLAQPPLYRYKKGKKEIYFKDDRVMNAFLIENGIEALESEELNIGVNDLVSFFKMVDHYRSTLDALERRYALVELIRYFIENPDLVALPLQELYTKVEVFLTAKGNNILSKSVSDEDMHLFVQTKEGLEELHINDELFASPHFAEANYIYQKIQDWNLPLKGDLLELLTQITDFAKKGSYIQRYKGLGEMNPEQLWETTMTPENRVLLRITIEDTESAGDSFNLFMGDDVEPRRNYIETHAKDVKHLDI; encoded by the coding sequence ATGGAAAATTACGGTGCTAGTAATATTAAAGTCCTAAAAGGTCTCGAAGCCGTTCGAAAACGACCGGGTATGTATATCGGTGATACCGGTCATCGCGGACTTCATCACCTGATCTACGAAGTCGTTGATAACTCGATCGATGAAGCGATGGCAGGACATTGTGATACGATCACGGTAACATTGACCAAAAACGGTACGGCGATGGTTAGCGATAACGGTCGCGGTATTCCTACCGACATGCATCCGACGGAAGGGATCTCTGCGGCTACGGTTGTTTTAACCGTATTGCACGCAGGGGGAAAATTCGACAAAGATACCTATAAAGTCTCAGGCGGTTTGCACGGGGTAGGGGTATCGGTAGTAAATGCACTCAGTTCCGATTTGAAAATGACCATTTTCCGTGAAGGTCAATCGTTTGAGCAAAATTTCAAATGCGGTATTCCTCAAGAACCGTTAGCGGTAACCGGAACAACTCGTAAACGTGGAACAACGATTGAATTTTTCCCAGATCCGTCTATTTTTACCGAAACGATTATTTTCGATTATGACTATTTGGCAAAACGGTTCCGTGAATTAGCCTATCTTAATCCGCGCATTACGATCATTTTTAAAGACGAACGAAACGGTGCGAGCAATACCTATCACTTCGAGGGTGGTATCAGCCAATTCGTTACTGATGTAAATAAAAAAACCGTTGTTGCGACTCCGTTTGCATTTAGCGAAAAAATCGAAGATATCGAGATGGACATCGCCATCATGTATAACGACAGCTATGATGATAAAACCTTCACGTTTGTCAATAACATCAATACCCCTAACGGCGGTACCCATGAAGCGGGTTTCCGAGCAGGGCTTACCCGTGTTATCTCAAACTACAACAAACAAAACGGTAATGCCAAAGAAAAAGATGTACCTCTAACGGGTGAAGACGTTTCCGAAGGGCTTATCTGTGTCGTTTCGGTACGTGTTCCCGAGCCGCAGTTTGAAGGACAAACTAAAGGAAAACTCGGAAATACCTACGTTCGACCGTTGGTGCAAAAAGTTACCTACGAAAAATTGACTAAATATTTCGAAGAAAACCCGATCCAAGCCAAAGCAATCGTTCAAAAAGCCCTTATGGCTGCACGCGGACGTGAAGCGGCAAAAAAAGCGCGTGAATTGACACGACGCAAAGATGCGATGACAGTCGGAACGTTGCCGGGTAAATTGGCAGATTGCCAGAGTAAAGATCCTTCAATCAGCGAATTGTATCTGGTGGAAGGGGACTCTGCGGGCGGTTCGGCAAAACAGGGGCGTGACCGTGTATTCCAAGCAATTTTGCCTCTCAAAGGTAAAATTCTCAACGTTGAAAAAGCCCGTTTGGACAAAATTCTCAAATCCGAAGAGATTACCAATATGATCACGGCTCTTGGATGTGGAATCGGAGAAGAGTTTAACGAAGAGAAACTTCGTTACCATAAGATCATTATTATGACCGATGCCGACGTCGACGGCAGCCATATTCAAACACTTCTGTTGACATTCTTTTTCCGATATCTTCCGAAAATTGTTGAAAACGGCTATCTGTATTTGGCACAACCGCCTCTATACCGCTATAAAAAAGGGAAAAAAGAGATTTACTTTAAAGACGATCGTGTGATGAACGCTTTCTTAATCGAGAACGGAATCGAAGCATTGGAGTCTGAAGAACTCAATATCGGTGTCAATGATCTTGTATCTTTCTTTAAAATGGTGGATCATTACCGCAGCACACTTGATGCTTTGGAACGCCGTTATGCTCTTGTGGAATTGATCCGTTATTTCATTGAAAATCCGGATTTAGTCGCATTACCGCTTCAAGAGTTGTACACTAAAGTTGAAGTATTCCTTACTGCAAAAGGGAATAATATCCTCAGTAAGAGTGTCAGTGATGAAGACATGCATCTCTTTGTACAAACAAAAGAGGGCTTGGAAGAACTTCATATCAATGATGAACTGTTTGCATCTCCGCATTTTGCCGAAGCGAACTATATTTATCAAAAAATTCAGGATTGGAATTTACCTTTAAAAGGTGATTTGTTAGAACTTTTAACCCAAATCACCGATTTCGCGAAGAAAGGCTCATACATCCAACGTTATAAAGGTCTTGGGGAGATGAATCCGGAACAGCTTTGGGAAACGACAATGACACCTGAAAATCGTGTATTGCTCCGTATTACGATCGAAGATACCGAATCTGCAGGTGATTCATTTAATCTCTTTATGGGTGATGATGTCGAACCTCGCCGTAACTACATTGAAACGCACGCTAAAGACGTCAAACATTTGGATATCTAA
- the pstB gene encoding phosphate ABC transporter ATP-binding protein PstB — protein sequence MASIIDIKDECALQVRDFEFTYKGAEAPSLKKVTMPIAKNSITALIGPSGCGKTTLLRSFNRMHDLYPGNAYKGEIEFEGRNILDAKEDLIHLRTKIGMIFQKPTAFPMSIFDNVAYGMRLQGIKNKTELSDRVEKALKDAAIWKEVSDRLKNDANGLSGGQQQRLCIARAIAVEPEVLLFDEPTSALDPISTQGIEKLVIELKEKVSIIIVTHNMQQAARVSDYTGFMYLGELIELGHTEELFVTPKEKLTQEYITGKFG from the coding sequence ATGGCAAGTATTATCGATATCAAAGACGAATGCGCACTTCAAGTACGTGATTTTGAATTCACTTACAAAGGCGCTGAAGCACCGAGTTTGAAAAAAGTGACCATGCCGATCGCCAAAAACTCGATTACAGCGCTTATCGGTCCATCAGGATGCGGTAAAACCACCCTCTTGCGATCATTTAACCGAATGCACGATCTTTATCCCGGCAATGCCTATAAAGGGGAAATCGAGTTCGAAGGACGTAATATCCTCGATGCCAAAGAAGACTTGATCCATCTTCGAACCAAAATCGGGATGATTTTCCAAAAACCGACCGCGTTTCCGATGTCAATTTTCGACAACGTTGCATACGGAATGCGTTTGCAGGGGATTAAAAACAAAACGGAACTGAGTGACCGTGTCGAAAAAGCACTCAAAGACGCGGCCATCTGGAAAGAGGTAAGCGACCGTCTCAAAAACGATGCAAACGGTCTTTCGGGCGGTCAACAGCAGCGTTTGTGTATCGCCCGCGCGATTGCGGTAGAGCCTGAAGTTCTTTTGTTTGACGAACCGACATCGGCGCTTGACCCGATCTCTACACAAGGGATCGAAAAACTGGTCATCGAACTCAAAGAAAAAGTCAGCATCATCATTGTAACCCACAATATGCAGCAAGCAGCGCGTGTAAGCGACTATACCGGATTTATGTATTTGGGAGAACTCATTGAGCTCGGGCATACCGAAGAACTCTTCGTCACTCCGAAAGAAAAACTTACCCAAGAGTACATCACCGGTAAATTCGGTTGA
- the queF gene encoding preQ(1) synthase has product MKYGEQIVENFDIEKDFEIWPNQHERDYVIKVTLPEFTCLCPRSGYPDFATIYVEYTPDKWVAELKAIKLYINSFRNRHISHENSANEIYSVFEQKIAPKRLKVVADYYPRGNVHTVVEIDSEKIVKEK; this is encoded by the coding sequence ATGAAATACGGAGAACAAATTGTCGAAAATTTTGACATCGAAAAAGATTTCGAAATATGGCCGAATCAACATGAACGGGACTACGTGATTAAAGTAACATTACCTGAGTTTACCTGTTTGTGTCCGCGCAGCGGATATCCCGATTTTGCAACCATTTACGTAGAATATACGCCGGATAAATGGGTGGCTGAACTGAAAGCCATCAAACTCTACATTAATTCATTCAGAAACCGCCATATTTCGCATGAAAACAGTGCAAATGAGATCTACAGTGTATTTGAGCAAAAAATCGCTCCTAAGCGCTTAAAAGTGGTTGCAGATTACTACCCTCGCGGAAACGTTCATACAGTAGTAGAAATTGATAGTGAAAAAATAGTAAAAGAGAAATAA
- the dnaN gene encoding DNA polymerase III subunit beta, translated as MKITVDKSVLENILLHLQPFLEKKDTSQITSHIMLSTDGRTLTAKATDYEIGLVIQTNSVTVEEPGSLTANGKKLLDIIRILKDEEIELSLDKDTLHIRQKRSNFKLPTYKSSEFPSFPTTEGKPNIVINSHVLIESLKKITPAADTNNPKFELNGALIDIKSNQINFVATDTRRLALVHIDSQNDAELSIIVPKKAIIEIQKLFADNIEIYYDNTHLIIKSEDSLFYTKLINGKFPDYSRIIPREAQRSITLPKSAIVTAIKQITTISNDLKLTFQQDAILFESLSDDNIEAKTAVEIENGFETPFILAINSRYILDFLSQVNSTEFTLEANESNQPFVIKDANFKTIVMPIVI; from the coding sequence ATGAAAATTACCGTTGACAAATCGGTTTTGGAAAATATCCTTCTACACCTACAGCCTTTTTTAGAAAAAAAAGATACCTCCCAAATCACATCACACATCATGCTTTCGACTGATGGTAGAACCCTTACAGCCAAAGCAACCGATTATGAAATAGGACTTGTCATTCAAACCAATTCCGTAACTGTAGAAGAACCGGGCTCTCTTACTGCTAACGGTAAAAAGTTGCTCGATATCATTCGTATTTTAAAAGACGAAGAAATCGAATTATCTCTTGATAAAGACACTCTTCACATTCGTCAAAAACGCTCAAACTTTAAACTTCCTACGTATAAAAGTTCAGAATTCCCTTCTTTCCCAACTACAGAAGGCAAACCGAATATTGTGATTAACTCTCACGTATTGATTGAATCCCTCAAAAAAATAACTCCTGCAGCCGATACCAATAATCCTAAATTTGAACTCAACGGAGCATTGATCGATATCAAAAGCAATCAAATCAATTTTGTTGCTACCGATACTCGTCGTCTTGCCCTTGTTCACATCGACAGCCAAAATGATGCAGAGCTTTCTATCATTGTCCCTAAAAAAGCAATTATCGAAATCCAAAAACTGTTTGCCGACAATATTGAAATCTATTACGACAACACCCATCTCATTATCAAATCCGAAGATTCACTTTTCTATACCAAACTCATCAACGGTAAATTCCCTGATTACAGCCGAATTATCCCTAGAGAAGCTCAACGCTCCATTACATTGCCGAAAAGCGCTATAGTGACCGCTATTAAGCAAATAACGACTATTTCCAATGATCTTAAACTCACGTTCCAACAAGACGCTATTTTGTTTGAAAGTTTAAGCGATGATAACATCGAAGCAAAAACTGCCGTAGAAATTGAAAACGGATTTGAAACTCCTTTTATTCTCGCAATCAACAGCCGTTATATCTTGGATTTCTTATCTCAAGTCAACAGCACTGAATTTACTCTCGAAGCAAATGAATCAAATCAGCCATTCGTAATCAAAGATGCAAATTTTAAAACAATCGTAATGCCGATTGTGATTTAA
- the pstA gene encoding phosphate ABC transporter permease PstA: protein MTAVQKRVLVNKIVLGLSTLSAVIAIAFLFWILGVLVMKGVGALNWNIFIFEGSPPGYEESGLKHALVGQAILVGLATVIGVPLGILAGTYLSEYGKNSKLAHLIRDISDIMMSAPSIVIGAFVYAVVVMPMGHFSAWAGSIALAIIMIPIILRTTDDMLQLVPGTLREAAFALGAPKYKVIMDVVYRGAKAGILTGVLLGIARVGGETAPLLFTSFNDNFFTTNLNDAMPSLTVTMFNYAISPYDDWQQLGWAAAFILSMFILGLNIVGRLILFFGKRK from the coding sequence ATGACAGCGGTCCAAAAACGGGTTTTAGTCAATAAAATCGTCCTCGGTCTCTCAACACTGAGTGCAGTTATCGCTATCGCATTTTTGTTTTGGATTTTGGGCGTTTTAGTCATGAAAGGGGTCGGTGCTCTCAACTGGAATATTTTCATTTTTGAAGGTTCTCCTCCTGGATATGAGGAAAGCGGTCTCAAACATGCGCTCGTCGGTCAAGCTATCCTTGTCGGATTGGCAACCGTTATCGGTGTTCCTCTCGGTATTTTAGCCGGAACCTATCTCAGTGAATACGGTAAGAACTCAAAACTTGCCCATTTGATCCGTGACATCAGCGATATTATGATGTCTGCACCATCAATCGTTATCGGAGCGTTCGTCTACGCCGTCGTCGTTATGCCGATGGGACACTTCAGTGCATGGGCAGGTTCTATAGCTCTGGCCATCATTATGATTCCGATCATTTTACGCACGACCGATGATATGCTTCAGCTCGTACCCGGTACACTTCGGGAAGCGGCATTTGCCCTCGGCGCACCGAAATACAAAGTGATCATGGACGTCGTCTATCGCGGTGCCAAAGCCGGGATTTTAACCGGTGTACTACTCGGTATCGCACGTGTCGGAGGGGAAACGGCACCGTTGCTCTTTACCTCGTTTAACGATAACTTTTTTACAACCAATCTGAACGATGCGATGCCTTCGCTTACAGTTACGATGTTTAACTATGCGATCAGCCCTTACGATGATTGGCAACAGCTGGGATGGGCAGCGGCCTTTATCCTTTCGATGTTTATTCTGGGTCTCAATATTGTGGGACGACTTATCTTATTCTTTGGAAAAAGGAAATAA
- a CDS encoding EAL domain-containing protein: MTYTEQKEREHRFALALRMGLPIFFLSAVTLTALFTQAYTTFTSLIILSIALLGVMVYFIFYLIYQSTQENITETITHTFTPEYFSRLFSKALTKNTQTLLLITVENLWSINERYGIKNGDIALQNTVMKLDHFFYDKKIEKLPICRFKGGDFLLFLPGEKEKYNSLIELLLSKYQHYVDNEIEVSLEAVMLDSRLSDDIELLISRLYELHNDRISSEKEEIYSINQLENEIIEALDEKRFSIGFWPVCCETHPIYDTTVKLIDSQGRFIHQSRYIPVLNRINRMRWLESDVLETIATLCDERKRDFIVTISPVTLRNPHFFEHAMTLFERFPSARNKITLMFEEKEYCYQLERFVHQISHYRRAGYKIALDRLGGYHTTLLYLKELEVDVVRFDSLYTRHIKEAGYQNIIQGLNLSAHLCGAKTWISMIEDEYTDNLVQSLKINYRQGNYLGRILTMDQI; this comes from the coding sequence ATGACCTATACTGAACAAAAAGAGAGGGAACACCGTTTTGCATTAGCATTACGGATGGGATTACCGATCTTTTTTCTAAGTGCGGTTACCCTTACTGCCCTGTTTACACAGGCTTACACCACTTTTACCTCTTTAATCATTCTGTCTATTGCTTTGTTAGGAGTAATGGTCTATTTTATTTTTTATCTGATTTATCAAAGTACTCAGGAAAATATTACTGAAACGATCACACATACATTCACACCGGAATATTTTTCCCGTCTTTTTTCCAAAGCACTTACTAAAAATACGCAAACCCTTCTATTGATTACCGTTGAAAATTTATGGTCGATTAATGAACGCTATGGGATAAAAAACGGTGATATTGCTTTACAAAATACGGTGATGAAATTAGATCATTTTTTTTACGATAAAAAGATAGAAAAACTCCCTATATGCCGTTTTAAAGGGGGTGATTTTTTACTCTTTTTACCGGGTGAAAAAGAAAAATATAATTCTTTGATTGAATTATTGCTGAGTAAATATCAACATTATGTTGATAATGAAATTGAAGTCAGCCTTGAGGCAGTGATGCTCGATTCACGTCTTTCCGATGATATTGAGTTATTGATCAGCCGTTTGTACGAGCTTCATAATGACCGGATCAGTAGTGAAAAAGAGGAAATATATTCCATTAATCAACTGGAAAACGAAATCATTGAGGCACTGGATGAGAAGCGTTTTTCTATCGGATTCTGGCCGGTATGCTGTGAGACCCATCCGATTTATGATACGACCGTCAAACTGATTGATTCACAGGGAAGATTCATCCATCAAAGCCGCTATATTCCGGTTCTTAACAGAATCAACAGAATGCGCTGGCTTGAAAGCGATGTATTGGAAACAATTGCCACTTTATGTGATGAACGGAAACGGGATTTTATTGTGACCATCTCTCCCGTTACCTTGCGTAATCCCCATTTCTTTGAACATGCTATGACTTTATTTGAGCGTTTTCCGTCAGCTCGAAATAAAATAACGCTGATGTTTGAAGAAAAAGAGTATTGCTATCAATTAGAGCGGTTTGTGCACCAAATCAGCCATTACAGAAGAGCAGGGTATAAAATCGCTCTCGATCGTTTGGGAGGATATCATACGACGCTGTTGTATTTAAAAGAGTTGGAAGTGGATGTTGTCCGCTTTGATTCTCTTTATACCCGTCATATAAAAGAAGCGGGATATCAGAATATCATTCAGGGGCTTAATCTGAGTGCGCATTTGTGCGGAGCCAAAACATGGATATCCATGATAGAGGATGAATATACCGATAATCTTGTCCAATCGCTGAAAATCAACTATCGGCAAGGCAACTATCTAGGTAGAATTTTAACTATGGATCAAATATAG
- the dnaA gene encoding chromosomal replication initiator protein DnaA yields the protein MNSIGTQVLNALKSEINEIDYQRYIKQLSYDEAESKSNLAVFRAPNALIANWVRTKFADKIAHLFEIKTNVKPTVSILVKSATSSSHQNVVAPVPSERPGGSLLNPSYTFQNFVVGGSNEFAFGAAKSVSEKPGIAYNPLFLYGGVGLGKTHLMQSVGNVMLAQGKTVIYTSVEQFLNDFTRHLSNRTMDRFKDKYRKCDLLLIDDIQFLSNKNQIQEEFFHTFDALRNENKQIIITSDKPPKKIGGLEERLKSRFESGLVADIQPPELETKIEIIKKKCEINRVKLDRDVINYVATIIENNTREIEGILSKLNAYSQLMGVDITIEFARNVLKEQMAEKRSNITTDLIMDTVAKELNIKPSEIRSKSRNSNIVYARRIAIYLARSLTPNSMPQLAQYFGMKDHTAVSHTMKKIQELMKNDEDFRVKVEELSNKVSMATSE from the coding sequence GCCGTATTTCGCGCGCCTAATGCCCTTATTGCCAACTGGGTCAGAACTAAATTTGCCGACAAAATAGCTCATTTGTTTGAAATTAAAACCAATGTCAAACCAACCGTCTCTATATTGGTCAAATCGGCAACCTCCTCATCACATCAAAACGTCGTTGCCCCTGTTCCGAGCGAACGTCCGGGAGGTTCTTTACTTAATCCGTCTTATACGTTTCAAAACTTTGTTGTAGGCGGCTCAAACGAATTTGCCTTCGGAGCTGCAAAAAGCGTCAGTGAAAAACCGGGAATTGCATATAATCCCCTCTTTTTATACGGCGGTGTCGGTTTAGGTAAAACCCACCTTATGCAATCAGTCGGAAACGTCATGCTTGCACAGGGCAAAACCGTCATTTATACCTCTGTAGAACAATTTTTAAATGACTTTACCCGCCATCTGAGCAATCGGACTATGGATCGGTTCAAAGATAAATACCGCAAATGTGATTTGCTTCTGATCGACGATATCCAGTTTTTGAGTAACAAAAACCAAATACAAGAAGAGTTTTTCCACACCTTTGACGCATTGCGAAATGAAAACAAGCAGATCATTATCACCTCCGATAAACCCCCGAAAAAAATCGGCGGACTCGAAGAGCGTCTCAAAAGCCGTTTTGAATCGGGTCTTGTTGCCGATATTCAGCCCCCGGAACTCGAAACCAAAATCGAAATTATCAAGAAAAAATGTGAAATCAACCGTGTGAAACTCGACCGTGATGTTATTAACTACGTTGCAACGATTATTGAAAATAACACTCGTGAAATCGAGGGAATTCTTTCTAAACTCAATGCTTATTCACAGCTAATGGGTGTGGATATCACTATCGAATTTGCCCGAAATGTCCTAAAAGAACAAATGGCCGAAAAACGAAGCAATATTACGACCGATCTCATCATGGATACCGTAGCCAAAGAACTCAATATTAAACCGAGTGAAATCCGATCCAAAAGCCGAAATAGCAACATTGTATATGCGCGTCGTATCGCTATCTATCTCGCACGTTCTCTAACTCCGAACTCAATGCCGCAGCTTGCGCAGTATTTTGGAATGAAAGATCATACCGCCGTCAGTCATACGATGAAAAAAATCCAGGAACTCATGAAAAACGATGAAGATTTCCGTGTAAAAGTCGAAGAGCTCTCCAATAAAGTCTCAATGGCCACTTCCGAATAA
- a CDS encoding HD domain-containing protein, which yields MISLPDPLLHLIEHLDRAGIKPILVGGFVRDTFTGHPTNDLDIELYGVHSIESLETLLQPFGKLNLIGKSFGVLKLAYAGYTIDFAPPRTESKSGFGHKGFDVAWQSDIDFTDAARRRDFTINAIGYDPITKTLLDPFGGVEDLKNKRLMCVDPETFIDDPLRVLRAVQFAARFELTCDKRLLELCRSMIEHGALEELPKERIFEELKKLLLQSARPSLGLILLKEMGALAFLSPLDRFETTPQDPQSHPEGSVWNHLLMGIDVMASIRTGESKHDLILMLAMLLHDIGKPDSTIIADGVLNAPKHAERGVDIGRAWLSKITEDKSLIDAVLPLIRYHGSPRKLHKTHASDSEILRLSTHACIEDLIHIAKADFYGRTFIGTIPKSFEAGDWLFERAKALGVLYEPPQPLLMGRDLIASGLTPSETFKSILDRAYEAQLNQEFSTHEGALKWLVTVL from the coding sequence ATGATCTCCCTTCCCGACCCCTTACTGCACCTGATAGAACATCTTGACAGGGCCGGAATTAAACCGATACTTGTCGGAGGATTTGTCCGTGACACGTTCACAGGGCATCCGACAAACGATCTGGATATCGAGCTCTATGGAGTCCATTCGATTGAATCGCTCGAAACACTCCTCCAGCCGTTTGGAAAATTGAATCTCATCGGTAAAAGCTTCGGCGTCCTAAAGCTGGCCTATGCAGGATATACGATTGATTTTGCCCCTCCTCGCACCGAATCCAAGTCCGGATTCGGACATAAAGGATTCGATGTAGCATGGCAAAGCGATATTGATTTTACCGACGCCGCCCGTCGACGTGATTTCACCATCAATGCTATCGGTTACGATCCCATCACAAAAACACTGCTTGATCCCTTCGGAGGGGTAGAAGATTTAAAAAACAAACGTCTAATGTGTGTGGATCCCGAAACGTTTATCGACGATCCGTTGAGAGTATTGCGTGCCGTACAGTTTGCGGCACGATTTGAACTAACCTGCGATAAGCGTCTGCTGGAATTATGTCGGAGTATGATCGAACATGGTGCACTTGAAGAACTTCCGAAAGAACGTATTTTTGAAGAGCTGAAAAAACTTCTGCTCCAGAGCGCACGTCCCTCACTCGGGCTTATCCTGCTAAAAGAGATGGGTGCACTTGCTTTTCTCTCTCCGCTCGATCGATTTGAAACCACACCTCAAGATCCTCAATCTCACCCTGAGGGCTCCGTATGGAACCATCTGCTGATGGGCATAGATGTCATGGCTTCCATCCGTACCGGAGAGAGTAAACATGACCTGATTTTAATGTTAGCGATGCTGCTGCATGATATCGGGAAACCCGATTCTACTATTATTGCCGATGGCGTTTTAAATGCCCCGAAACATGCTGAACGCGGAGTCGATATTGGCCGAGCATGGTTATCTAAAATTACAGAAGACAAATCTCTTATCGATGCTGTTTTACCTCTAATCCGGTATCACGGCTCACCGAGGAAACTACATAAAACTCACGCTTCGGACAGTGAAATTCTTCGTCTCAGTACACATGCGTGTATCGAGGATCTAATCCACATTGCCAAAGCCGATTTTTACGGACGCACTTTTATCGGTACAATACCGAAATCTTTTGAAGCCGGAGATTGGCTATTTGAGCGTGCAAAAGCCTTGGGCGTATTGTATGAACCGCCTCAGCCGCTGCTAATGGGACGGGATCTGATTGCGTCCGGATTGACGCCGTCTGAAACGTTCAAAAGTATTTTGGATAGGGCCTATGAAGCCCAACTTAATCAAGAATTCAGCACGCATGAAGGGGCATTAAAGTGGCTCGTAACAGTGTTGTAA